A portion of the Halopelagius inordinatus genome contains these proteins:
- a CDS encoding CheF family chemotaxis protein has protein sequence MRPGEQKVSDTNGRFLQAIRNGRELNDANWANGRILLSNQRLVLAGTGGKRTFPLSSIEHVGGRFDVNQRVATVSDYLALHYDDGEEVVLVAPKDFDEFELDLYGALLNSTKFLVRHPAVEGGVVQNTEWVGARMKVEEEAVSIATVTGSFVEVRLDDIGDIDMGRRTVREESREVIEVEHSYDDGTSVQTYVSGPEQPVGILKSLLRIGEEQSETALDLSKTDKQVLMALYSGVSPFDIPAFLGIDVDEVEELFVRLIDHDVLDEVRVRHEVELNARGRSIASDAIDDQGSM, from the coding sequence ATGAGACCCGGAGAACAGAAAGTTAGCGACACGAACGGCCGGTTCCTACAGGCGATACGAAACGGCCGCGAACTGAACGACGCGAACTGGGCGAACGGCCGCATCCTGCTTTCGAACCAGCGACTCGTCCTCGCGGGGACGGGCGGGAAGCGCACCTTCCCGCTCTCCTCGATAGAGCACGTCGGCGGCCGGTTCGACGTCAACCAGCGAGTCGCAACCGTCTCCGACTACCTCGCGCTTCACTACGACGACGGCGAAGAAGTCGTCCTCGTCGCGCCCAAAGACTTCGACGAGTTCGAACTCGACCTCTACGGCGCGTTGCTGAACTCGACGAAGTTCCTCGTCCGGCATCCGGCCGTCGAGGGCGGCGTCGTCCAGAACACGGAGTGGGTCGGCGCGCGCATGAAAGTCGAAGAGGAAGCGGTCAGCATCGCCACCGTCACCGGGTCGTTCGTCGAAGTCCGATTGGACGACATCGGCGACATAGACATGGGCCGCCGGACCGTCCGCGAGGAGTCCCGGGAAGTCATCGAAGTCGAACACTCCTACGACGACGGGACGAGCGTTCAGACGTACGTCTCCGGTCCGGAACAACCCGTCGGCATCCTCAAGTCGCTTCTCCGAATCGGCGAAGAGCAAAGCGAGACGGCGCTGGACCTGAGCAAGACCGACAAACAGGTCTTGATGGCGCTTTACTCGGGCGTCTCACCGTTCGACATCCCGGCGTTTCTCGGCATCGACGTCGACGAAGTCGAGGAGTTGTTCGTCCGACTCATCGACCACGACGTCTTAGACGAGGTGCGCGTCCGCCACGAAGTCGAACTCAACGCGCGCGGCCGAAGCATCGCCTCGGACGCGATAGACGACCAAGGCTCGATGTAA
- a CDS encoding CheR family methyltransferase, which translates to MGHSELSSNEGFTDLLELIEESLSFATSSYNNAYLDRRISARMRRCRIDDYESYEALLRDDTDEQNALLDSLSVNVTSFFRNPKVWESLRDVLAELTASGHTRVWSAACSDGREAYSLAMLAHDDDRIDPANVEILGTDIKPKILRAARHGEYRSSETNDLTEQLSPLDDYERYIERDGKKVQVTDEVRELVSFRNHDLVQETPPQTFDLVLCRNLFIYINSDAKRAIFETLGSALVPDGFLTIGMTETIPPSCRERFEPVEKRLRIYRNDVGESNS; encoded by the coding sequence ATGGGGCACTCAGAACTCTCGTCGAACGAGGGGTTCACGGACCTTCTGGAACTCATCGAGGAGTCGCTGTCGTTCGCCACGAGTTCGTACAACAACGCCTACCTCGACAGGCGCATCTCGGCTCGGATGCGGCGGTGTCGCATCGACGACTACGAGAGCTACGAGGCGCTGTTGCGCGACGACACGGACGAACAGAACGCGCTTTTGGACTCGCTGAGCGTGAACGTCACGAGCTTCTTCCGCAACCCGAAGGTGTGGGAGTCGCTCCGAGACGTTCTCGCGGAGTTGACCGCGTCCGGCCACACCCGCGTGTGGAGTGCGGCGTGTTCCGACGGCCGCGAGGCGTATTCGCTTGCGATGCTCGCCCACGACGACGACCGAATCGACCCCGCGAACGTCGAAATCCTCGGAACGGACATCAAACCGAAGATACTCCGCGCGGCCCGACACGGCGAGTACCGGTCCTCGGAGACGAACGACCTGACGGAGCAGTTGTCCCCGCTCGACGACTACGAGCGATACATCGAACGGGACGGCAAGAAGGTCCAAGTGACAGACGAGGTTCGCGAGTTGGTCTCGTTTCGGAACCACGACTTGGTCCAAGAGACGCCGCCGCAGACGTTCGACCTGGTCCTCTGTCGGAACCTGTTCATCTACATCAACTCGGACGCCAAACGAGCCATCTTCGAGACGCTCGGCTCCGCCCTCGTCCCCGACGGCTTCCTCACCATCGGCATGACCGAGACGATACCGCCCTCCTGCCGCGAGCGGTTCGAACCGGTCGAAAAACGGCTCCGAATCTATCGAAACGACGTCGGCGAATCGAACTCGTGA